The genomic region CGATGCTCAGCCAGTCGCGGTCGCTGCTTCTGCTTGGCCTGAAGCGGATGcaggagaaggaagagaaggactCCAGTCCACGGGTGATGATAGCCTTCTCCCGGTCGGCTGCCAGGACCACAGCACACAGCATTTAGCTTCTTACCATCCCATAGCACACAACATTTCAGCTTCTTACCATCCCATAGCACgagaacaacacaacacaatattgggaaacttttattttcttgaCATTACATTTGAAAAAGACAATCTATTGTTCCCAACAGCACATTACATTAAAGAGCTGCTGTTTTACTAATTTTTCAGCATCctatttgtactcttggggtgTACCACAgcaggtttacatgcttttggCCAATGACCGAgacttataaataaaataatatcaaagTAATTTGaaagtgtggggggggggacacaaaaAGGATTTTGAAAAGTAGGGGGGACATATCCCCCCTGTCCCCAGTGTAAGTTACGCCTTTAGGCTACGGTGTAGGGTCCTGCGTAGGTTTGTGTCTTCACGTACCTACGTGCGTAGCTACAGCGTAGATTTGACGCAGAAGTATAAAAAGGCCTTTAGCCTCCATGTGTGCACACAGCCGTTCTTTACACTCTCCATTGGCTTTTGGTTTTTAAGGCCATTTATGGCCTGGCCCTGGCATATATGGCCAAATGTTTCACCCTTGGCGAGCACAACAGGTCATTGTGGTCATCATACTGTATATGGACAGAGCATATGTGTGAGATGTGTGTGACACTTACAGAAGTGGTTGGTGATGTAATAAGGAACGTAGACCTTCCCGTCAGAGTTTTTGCCCCACTTGCAGCCTTTGCTGGTGCAGGGGTCGGCGTTTCTCTCGTCCTCGCTGGCGATGGCGATGTCTCCTTCAGTCAGGATGGGATCATTGGCAGAACGGACTGAAACacatcacacagacactcagaaaCATGTTGAAGTGCTACTGATATAACAAGGAAATATCATGGCTGCAGCAGCTCACACTCACTCAGATTACTGTTGGCTCTCTCCAGAAGTTCAGAGACAGAAAGCTCCGCTGAGTCATCCTCTGCACATCAACAACAGCACCATTTCACTTTGTGTAAAAATACAGCAGTCACAGTACTGAGCATGTCAGCACAATATGTCTGATCATTAGAACAGATTACATACCTGCCTGCAGGTTCAGATTGGGATtagaggggaaaaaacaaacacgtTAGAAAAAGATGGAAAGAAATGACTTGAATTGACAGCTAAAAGTTAACAGAAGAATAATGTTAAGCCAAATAACCAAAAATTGTCTTAAAGTGTGATTGTAGAAGTGCAAAGAGATTATGAAAATTGTAGAACCtaacagaggagaggaaggatgTGTTTCACTGCACAGCAGTCTTCTCTAAGGGCTGGCCTGTGCCACAAAGTTTCCAGCTTTCATTTATTAGTAGGGTGTGGATAAAAGCTCAATTTAACATATTTAACAGAACTTTGTGAATGTGGAGAAGATGATCGGCTTCATGTGACACAGGAGTCCTTTCATGGTTGTTACTGACATTCCAAGTTAATAATTCAGTTCATCTGAATGATTTAAATCATGCAGTTTCAACATGTTTAACATTTACACTGTGACATGATGGGCCCTGTGACGGTCCTACCTCATTGTCGGCCCAACAGCaggcagacagcagcagcagagccagAGCTGAGAATCTGAAAACAGACATGCGAGCCATCCTAGCAGACCTGCAGGACACAGACACAGCTTCCACTCAGAGGAAAGATATACAGTGTTTGAACCAAAAAATACAGACAGCTGAGGGTTCACACACTGAAACAAAGTGCACACTTCTTCACTGCATTCTGCTGCAGACATTTAAACTCACCTTGGATCTTCTTCTGGACTTGTGCAGCTGAGGTTTCACTCCAGCTTTTTATACATGTTCAACTGCGTCACTGAGCCCAAATATGGATTATCTGGGTACTGAGAAAGCTAAAGAATCAGCTAAACTCACAAGCTTATCAGTCACATATGGTTCGGACACATACATTTGAAAGATGTATGCCTACACTCAATGGGTGGGAAGGGAACACTTGTAGAAAATTGAGTTGTCAGCATCCAATCACATGTCTGATATGAGAATGTTCCACGCCGTGGCAGAGTCTGCAAATATTGCAGGCATTATTGTAAGATGCAGTTTCCCAAAGCATCAAAAGTGGGGTGGGGGCACGACAAGGCTGTAAAAGAATTGTATATTGGGGTTAGGATGAAACTTTAACCAAGTTGGTGTAGATGGGGAATAAACCAATAagaaatatattaattttacaTAGATGATATTTTTCTAATTGGATAATACTTCTAACctcttccattttttttatttaaggccAAAACAATGTCAGTACATTAGTTTTAGGATTATCAGTACCTGAAGTCAGAAAGGTAAATTAACTATGCATTTCTATACTGCAGAAAGTTCAAGGTTGCCAGACCGGTCAGAGTTATTTAATTCACAACCCAATTTCCCAAAAGTTCATACAACTATTTTGCAATAGCAGTTCTGTTTTGGAAAAACGGAAtttaagaaaagaaatgtgATCTTATTGTAATTGCAAATTGTATTCATTGGCACAGTTTAatgttcaagtcaagtcaactttattgtcagttcTGACTgtatgtgccagacatacagagcagTTGAAAACACGTTTCTCTCTGACCCCCGGTGCAATAAGGACAGGTACgacaagtataatataaaagataagaaatatatacaaataaagataaaagcagataagtaatataaaaaaatgtattaaaaaaaacataagtaatatatagtatagtatatatacagtaatacattCTACATAGTGCAAATGTAAGGCAAAACAAAACAGTGTAGAAAATTAAAGATGAAGATATTGAAATCTTCAATATAAAAGGAAGAGTTCCTGAGTGTCTTCTTTTTATAAAGTGGCCGGTGGGGGTTCAGAGTCCAGAGTTCTTGGGGGAAGAAGGgaagggaggaagaggggaggtAGAGAGGGGAGGGTGTGTGTATCATCTATATAAAATGATATATTTCTTAGCGGTTTATTCCCCATCTACACCAACTTGGTTAAAGTTTCATCCTAACCCCATACAATTCTTTTAGAGCCTTGTCGTGCCCCCACCCCACTTTTGATGCTTTGGGAAACAGTGCATCTTACAATAATGCCTGCAATATTTACAGACTCTGCCACGGCGTGGAACATCCTCATATCAGACATGTGATTGGATGCTGACAACTCAATTTTCTACAAGTGTTCCCTTCCCACCCATATAGTGTAGGCATACATCTTTCAAATGTATGTGTCCAAACCATATGTGACTGATAAGCTTGTGAGTTTAGCTGATTCTTTAGCTTTCTCAGTACCCAGATAATCCATATTTGGGCTCAGTGACGCAGTTGAACATGTATAAAAAGCTGGAGTGAAACCTCAGCTGCACAAGTCCAGAAGAAGATCCAAGGTGAGTTCAAATGTCTGCAGCAGAATGCAGTGAAGAAGTGTGCACTTTGTTTCAGTGTGTGAACCCTCAGCTGTCTGTATTTTTTGGTTCAAACACTGTATATCTTTCCTCTGAGTGGAAGCTGTGTCTGTGTCCTGCAGGTCTGCTAGGATGGCTCGCATGTCTGTTTTCAGATTCTCAGCTctggctctgctgctgctgtctgcctGCTGTTGGGCCTACAATGAGGTAGGACCGTCACAGGGCCCATCATGTCACAGTGTAAATGTTAAACATGTTGAAACTGCATGATTTCAATCATTCAGATGAACTGAATGATTAACTTGGAATGTCAGTAACAACCATGAAAGGACTCCTGTGTCACATGAAGCCGATCATCTTCTCCACATTCACAAAGTTCTGTTAAATATGTTAAATTGAGCTTTTATCCACACCCTACTAATAAATGAAAGCTGGAAACTTTGTGGCACAGGGTCTTTCATAATCTCTTTGCACTTCTACAATCACACTTTAAGACAATATTTGGTTATTTGGCTTAAAATGGTTCTTCTGTTAACTTTTAGCTGTCAATTCAAGTCATTTCTTTCCATCTTTTTCTaacgtgtttttttctttttcccctctAATCCCAATCTGAACCTGCAGGCAGGTATGTAATCTGTTCTAATGATCAGGTTTATTGTGCTGACATGCTCAGTACTGTGACTGCTGTATTTTTACACAAAGTGAAATAGTTTTGTTGTTGATGTGCAGAGGATGACTCAGCGGAGCTTTCTGTCTCTGAACTTCTGGAGAGAGCCAACAGTAATCTGAGTGAGTGTGAGCTGCTGCAGCCATGATATTTCCTTGTTATATCAGTAGCACTTCAACATGtttctgagtgtctgtgtgatgtGTTTCAGTCCGTTCTGCCAATGATCCCATCCTGACTGAAGGAGACATCGCCATCGCCAGCGAGGACGAGAGAAACGCCGACCCCTGCACCAGCCAAGGCTGCAAGTGGGGCAAAAACTCTGACGGGAAGGTCTACGTTCCTTATTACATCACCAACCACTTCTGTAAGTGTCACACACATCTCACACTTATGCTCTGTCCATTTACAGCAGGCTTCCACATTTAATGCAGCCTGTTGTAGcagcaactttaaaaaaaaaaaaaaggtttgagaGTGAGAACAAACAGACAGCAGCCTGTTTGCTGCTCACTGTTAAAGTAAAGTCATTCATAGCAGCAGGCAGGTTCCCTGGAGTCATCAATCCATcaacatgtatttatatagccctTTACAGCAACCGGCAggaatcagaaaaggttacataaaagcaggaggaagaaaggaaaatGTAACAGCGCTACTATGTATTAAAAGCCcttctaaataaatatgttttgaggttaggtttaaaaatagctaGGTCTGTAATAGTGCAAATGTCAAGGGGTAACCTGTTCCAAAGTCTCGGGTTTATACCTTGACCATGGGACTTCTAAAATCAGGTGCTTCGATGACCACAAAGACCTGTTGTGCTCGCTAAGGGTTAAAGCCAGCCCCGTTTTTCATCTGTGCggctgcctgagcaagcacagccgTCCAGTGACTCGCTTGAATTTGGTTGGCCAATCACAactaaacctgtttgagtcgtgaCTCACTCGGATCTTTCACCCGTGTCTTTAAATTAACTCATGAGTCGCAAATCTCTAGTAGCATTAACTTggatcagttgagtcctactacaattcaatctaaaatgataacagcgccacacacaaacctcttccAACATTAGGTACTACTagtcctagccatcttagctgccaaaatctttataacttacaatttcgtaggcaaccacaactccacaagtcaactcaagcgacTGAGCAGAGAGAGTCCGAGACAAGTTATAGGAACTTCCCAACCCGCAGACTCAGAGCCGGAAACATTGCCATGGGACTCAGTCGAGGACTCATGAGTGAGTCAGTCAGTCGTGCGAATCAGCCGGCTATGTTGTCATGAGTGGATCTGTAgagcgagtgaagtctctcctcgaGTCAGGGtgaaaagcaaatccacaacaaaagccattctttcacttctgaaataacatacaatgttctgcacatagcctaggcctactgtaggtttggtgtataaatgtagaatgttaaaatgcaattaggtcgagcagatagtccgaaacattgcaagctcgcaGACCATGGGACTCATGAGTCCTTGtgtgagtcagtcagtcagtcagtcagtcagtcgaaTCAGCCAGCCACATTGTCATGAGTGGATCTGTGTCCGAGTAAGACTGAGTTTCCTTGGCGATTTAGCAATATTGACTCGTATagtgactcgcacaacccggatcagtttagtgagtgactcagaataacccaaatccttaaaaggaatcaAGTATGCCAGGCCTAATCACGACAGAGtaggccagctgaccaatcagagcagactaggCTTTTCAGGAAGGAAGCTCAGAGTGTTTCaggcagaggagctgcagcatgagaaacattgttttttgtacatcaaAGCATATAAACCTATTCCAGTAGACCCCGAGAAtacaaatatgatgctgaaaaggagtataatagCGGCTCTTTAAATGGAATCTGCTGTTGTGAATAATAAAGAGATTGTCTTTTTCCAATCTAATTTCCAGAAAATAAAAGTTGTCAAATATTAGGGTCAGTATCGTGCTTGTTCGAGTTCTGTGGGATGCTAAGAAGCTTAATAATGTGTGCTATGGGATGCTAAGAAGCTAAATGTTGTGTGCTAGGTGATGGTAAGAAGCTAAAtggtgtgtgttgtcagatgcTAAGAAGCTAAACGTTGTGTGCTAAGTGATGGTAAGAAGCTAAATGTTGTGTGCTGTGGGATGGTCAGATACTAAATGTTGTGTACTCTGTGATGATAAGAAGCTAAATATTGTGTGCTGTGGGATGGTAAGAAGCTAAATGTGGTTGGCTGTGGTTCTGGCAGCCGACCGGGAGAAGGCTATCATCACCCGTGGACTGGagtccttctcttccttctcctgCATCCGCTTCAGGCCAAGCAGAAGCAGCGACCGTGACTGGCTGAGCATCGAGTCCCAGAATGGGTAAGAAAGTGATGTTATAGAAGACTTTGAGTTGGAAGCTTTGCTCACACTTCAGTGTTCTTCAACTCCTCTGTGCTCCTGTCCAGCTGCTACTCCTTCGTTGGCCGTCGTGGTGGGAAGCAGGTGGTGTCTCTGGCCCGCAGGGGATGCCTTTACCATGGCACGGTGCAGCACGAGCTGCTCCACGCTCTGGGCTTCAACCATGAACAGACCCGCTCTGACAGGGACAACCACATCAAAGTCCTGCTGCAAAACGTTCAGTCTGGTAAGGGAGCTGGTTATTATTCAGACTGGTTTCAGAGGAAACCCAGTAAACTGCGGACAAGTACAATCACATAAGACACActcatattacattacatgtcatttagctgacatgTGATAGCATGTGATTTGTTTCCACCAAAAACATGCAGGCTAatttttattatgttatatGTTATCCATTTCATGGATAAACCTTGTGAACAAATACACTGAAAATACAACCTCATAGACCTCACAGTTCTGCTTTTGTTCTTATTCTCATGCCACTCTTAAAGGGGGGCTAACTGCAAATGGCACTTTCATATCTCAAAGAGTGCTGCAACTAATACTTATTATCATTGTCAAATTAATCTTTTGATTTAGCAAATGCTgaaaaaatgtcgatcagtgttttcaAAAGCCCatatgacgtcctcaaatgtcttgctttgtccacaactcaaagatgttcagtttactgtcacaggagtgaagaaactagaacacatttacatttaaagtgactatatgtaactttttaacagtgaaaagaacgctatttttagaAGAGGCATCTTTAGAAAGGCATCTGCCCTGGTCCGATTTTTCCTGCGAAATCACAGAATAATTTGCGGCAGGTAGGCGGcactacagagcacacattctgacgggtcacagatttctgtGTAACACAGGAAAAGCCTGTTAGTGTATCCAACCAGTggagccaagggggtaagcctctcctcggaccgcgaacctcctatggcgccattttaatgctacaaagcgatcaccccccgttagcattccattgactgccattcattttggcgccactttgacagcgaataactttacatctgaagcgtttaaagactctatttgtccattgtttatttctaaagaaacacgacaatgtacaaaaggctccattaccttgtacttcatgttatggctccgtagcagacgtttttataaaaataggctaacgattgtgtcataaccacgcgacttactgtcggcatagtagaggaattaccgtatagtacaggagaagtgcgcaggcagtttcgtctcacattagctgtttaagtgcaattactaatgttaactagcattttagttagcaataattagcctgtgcctatgttatctccttacatatacctacgctctccgtctctgctagattgggaatgattgagatttctcttggcacagctaccagaagacttccaactttcagacaggttgctcacgtcacatttacgtcgactctctcagttggaggctgcgcagtaacgctcagcgctcaccggaaaagtgcttctaagggccttcactggtctccgtccagagcaacgggatatgttggtccactcttatatactgtctatgagtggagccaggtaaaaggaagcAGATATCTTTATATAGgtctaattgtattttaattttatttgaagttatctgttgtagttatggctgatactggggcatgaccatcacagaaaagaaggaaattaaacgaagaacaactaaaagctaaaacgGAAAGTGAAAGAGAATGGGCGATAACGCAAGTCACTTTTAGTCAGGCTTTTAGCAGATGGAAACAATTACAGGATTGTAAATGACCAAAAAACTTAGGTATgtaatgtctatttcattcataaaataacttaacaatgcgcaatgtggttgtacgtcagtagccaacattaaattacgtccctcttccatttagcgcagacgttttattccttttagtctgtgtttgagttggcttactattttcttttcccttgtccccctgtattTGTGTAAAGCGTCCATGGGTTttatgaaatgcgctatattccatccatccatcttcatccgcttatccggtaacgggtcgcgggggtagcagctccagcaggggaccccaaacttccctttcccgagccacattaaccaactccgactgggggatcccgaggcgttcccaggccaggttggagatataatccctccacctagtcctgggtcttccccgaggcctcctcccgctatgcgctatattaatctaagttattattacgttggttgctacaacaatctcttaatgctttggctcgtaacacagtgacagtgatacccgttTTAGCTCACAagacattaatgttaaaaaacctcataaagtgaatttttcatgccatgggaccttaaaATCTATGTCTGTGTATTGATTTCACacatttaagaaaaacattattttctgaaaaaatataaatataaaagaaaCTTTTGCTTCATATGGGAATAATTGAAATGTCTCTTCCCATCTTGTTTGCAATATAAGTATGGTGGGTCCCTGGTTCCTCCTAGTGGACAAAAAGAGCCTGAACATCACACAGCCAGGGGAAACACCACGTTTTAGCAAATCTtaactttattcttttttatttttttaggaaTGGAGCACAACTTTAGAAAGATCGCCACCCTGAACCAGGGCACTCCCTACGATTACAACTCTGTCATGCAGTACCACAGGTAAGAACAGCTGGCTTCACTTCTTCCCtgcgctctctgtgtgtgtgtgtgtgtgtgtgtgtgtgtgtgtgtgtgtgtgtgtgtgtgtgtgtggtgctccCTTCTAACTGCTCTGTGTCCTCTTGCAGGACTGCCTTCTCCAAGAACAACCAGCCCACCATGGTCCCCATCCCCGACCCCAACGTGTCCTTTGGCAACGCCAAGGAGATGAGTCGCAACGACAAAGCCAGGCTCAACACTCTCTACAAGTGCTGTGAGTGTCCACATGagcacattataaaaataaatatacatatacacatgtattcAACATTGAGTTTGGACCTAATCCCCCTATGTGCTGTTTCACTGTTACAGAAGAATCATTTTCAGATGTGCTGACAGACGATCAGAGGCTCCCTGACCAACAGAAGCTGCAGCCCTGAACTCATCAGCACCACAGCCAATGACCATTCAATAAAGTTTTTCTAACTGCAACACAGTACTCTCTTTGCTTTCTTTCATCACATCCTTGTTTGGTTTCTCAAAGGTTGGGTGGGTAGTGATGAAAAGCTAGtgagatttgaaagtagcatctcctcggggCTCCATCTAATTGCTACCCCTGGCCTCAGAGCCCTGGCTCATACATGGGAAGGGTAGAGTATACGCAGCGGGgtaaggaggcatttcattggtcattggttctttccaagtgGACTGCTTGCTGTTAAGGTTTAAAGACCATagcaaacaatatatatatatatatatatatatatatatatatatatatatatatatatatatatatatatatataaagtgtgTATTGGAAACAGTTACCAACccatattcattcattcaataattcaattcaattcaattcaattttatttatagtatcaaatcataacaagagatatctcgagacactttacagatagagtaggtctagaccaaactctgtactttacgaagccccaactattacagtggttgcctcaagagcaagcattagcagtagctattgcgacagtggcaaggaaaaactccctttttttgttaggaagaaacctcggacagacccagactcttggtaggcggtgtctgacggcaccagttgggggagtggtgaatggtggcaataatagtcataataaagatagtgaagcagtgatcacaatggtagtcatagtagttcatgtcatagtagggcacagcagggcgttacggggtgtagtgtggcacagcagcctgggtggacgcggttggacgcggcaggacgcagtcggacactgcggggaaacgcagagcgtagcagggtgtagtaagtccatagcgtcagctgcacccaggaccccggtgtaggtgccacccaattccaaggcgatgttctgggtgaagaagaagcaaagggactccggggagaaaactccccagagctaggttagtaacaggcatttctgggactaagatgcacacaaaaggagacaagtgaaaagagagaagagggagcggctcattgtgtccttggaaggagcttcccacagcagtctagagttataatagcataactaagagaggcaggctaaagagaggggccctggaccgggctcgtactctcccctgccggaacgggcttgtacttcctgcctccctctactctactctactatgctgcaactcctcactccctaactataagctttatcaaagatgatggttttcagtttattcttaaatgtggcgacggtgtcagccccccgaacccaagttgggagctggttccacaggagaggagcctggtagctgaaggctctggctcccattctacttttagagactctaggaaccacaagtagctctgagttctgggagcgcagtgctctagtgggacaataaggtactaaaagctcttctatgtatgatggtgcttgaccatttagtgctttgtaggtcaggagaaggattttaaattcaatcctggattttacaggaagccaatgcagagaagctaatacaggagaaatgtgatctcttttgttagttcttgtcagaacacgtgctgcagcattctggatcagctggagggtcttgagggacttatttgagcagcctgatagtaaagaattacagtagtccagccgggaagttacgaatgcatggactagtttttcagcatcgttttgagacagaatgttcctgattttggcaatgttacgaagatggaaaaaggctgttcttgaggtttgttttaagtgggcgttaaaggatagatcctggtcaaaaatgactcctagatttctgacagtagtgctggaggccagggcaataccatctagggtagctatatatttagataatgaagttcggtggtgcttgggtcccagcacaataacttccgttttgtttgagttcaacatcagaaaattgtgggtcatccaggattttatatctttaatgcacgcttgaagtttagctaactgaccgctttcgtctggcttgattgacagatataattgggtgtcgtctgcgtaacagtgaaagttaattgagtgtttcctaataatattgcctagaggaagcatatataaagagaatagaattggtccaagcactgagccttgaggaacgccatggctaactttagcgtatttggatggtttatcgttaatattaacaaattgggatcgctcagaaaaataggacttaaaccagcttagtgcgattcctttaatgccaactaaatgttccagtctctgtaagaggatggtatggtcaatagtgtcgaatgcagcactaagatctaataagacaagtacggagacaagtcctttgtcagcagcagttagaaggtcgttagtgattttcaccagtgccgtctctgtgctatgatgcattctaaatcctgactgaaagtcttcaaatagactatttctatgcagaaagtcacacaattgattagcgactaccttctcaaggattttggagagaaacgggaggtt from Sander lucioperca isolate FBNREF2018 chromosome 3, SLUC_FBN_1.2, whole genome shotgun sequence harbors:
- the LOC118494685 gene encoding low choriolytic enzyme-like, producing MMLKRTKCCVLWDADREKAIITRGLESFSSFSCIRFRPSRSSDRDWLSIESQNGCYSFVGRRGGKQVVSLARRGCLYHGTVQHELLHALGFNHEQTRSDRDNHIKVLLQNVQSGMEHNFRKIATLNQGTPYDYNSVMQYHRTAFSKNNQPTMVPIPDPNVSFGNAKEMSRNDKARLNTLYKC
- the LOC116045232 gene encoding low choriolytic enzyme-like isoform X2 encodes the protein MARMSVFRFSALALLLLSACCWADNEAEDDSAELSVSELLERANSNLIRSANDPILTEGDIAIASEDERNADPCTSKGCKWGKNSDGKVYVPYYITNHFSDREKAIITRGLESFSSFSCIRFRPSRSSDRDWLSIESQNGCYSFVGRRGGKQVVSLARRGCLYHGTVQHELLHALGFNHEQTRSDRDNHIKVLLQNVQSGMEHNFRKIATLNQGTPYDYNSVMQYHKYAFSKNNQPTMVPIPNANVSFGNAKEMSRNDKARLNTLYKC
- the LOC116045232 gene encoding low choriolytic enzyme-like isoform X1, which translates into the protein MARMSVFRFSALALLLLSACCWADNEAEDDSAELSVSELLERANSNLIRSANDPILTEGDIAIASEDERNADPCTSKGCKWGKNSDGKVYVPYYITNHFSDREKAIITRGLESFSSFSCIRFRPSRSSDRDWLSIESQNGCYSFVGRRGGKQVVSLARRGCLYHGTVQHELLHALGFNHEQTRSDRDNHIKVLLQNVQSGMEHNFRKIATLNQGTPYDYNSVMQYHKTAFSKNNQPTMVPIPNANVSFGNAKEMSRNDKARLNTLYKC